In the Flavobacteriales bacterium genome, ATAGCGGCCATGGGCCGGATACCACCATCGGTGCCGAGCGACGCGGCAACCCCTTCCTGCAACCTTCGTCGTTCCGGTGAACGCGACCGCCGGTGCCTGCACACCGTCCATTGCGGTCCGCACGGAAGAGCATGCTCCGGAACCCGTTCATCATGGGGCCATCGGTACCGGTCGTGGCGGTGCTGCTCGCGCTCTCCGGGTGCACCGGGCCGGGCCGTGGACCATCCCCGACCACCACCGGTGACACTTCGGCGGTGCGCTCTCCCCTGCTCGTGCAGCACAGCGGCGAAGCCATCGGGATGCCCTTCCGCAATGCGTTCGTGGAGACCGACGAGATCAACTACTATCGGTTCCGTTATCTGTATCTGAGCGGAGGGGTGGCCACTGGGGACCTCGACGGTGACGGTCTTCCGGAGGTGTTCGTGGTCTCCTCCCGGGATGGGGTCCGGCTCTATCGGAACCTCGGCGGACTGCGCTTCGAGGATGTCACCGCCAAGGCCGGGATCAGGCACGAGGACATCTGGCCGATGGGCACCACCATGGCGGACATTAACGGTGATGGCCATCTCGACCTGTACGTGGTGTGCGCGGGTCCGACGAACGATCCCGAACGGCTCCGCGACCGGGTCTACATCAACCGCGGTGACGGCTCCTTCGAAGAGCGCGGCCGGGAATTGGGGCTGAACCCGGACGGCCACGGCATCATGGCCTACTTCCACGACATCGACGTGGACGGCGACCTAGATCTGTTCCTGCTCGGGCACCGCATGGACTTTGAGGCATCGGCCAATGTGGAGGTGGTCGTGCCTCCGGGCAGCTCCCTGTTCAGCAACCGGCTTTTCATCAACGATGGCAGCGGGCACTTCACGGACAACACGGCTGCGGCCGGGCTGCTCAGCCACGCTTGGAGCCTCGGTGCGGCCATCGGCGATGTGAACGGTGATGACCGGCCGGACATCTACGTCGCGAACGACTTCGTGCAGCCGGATATGCTGTACATCCAACAGCCCGATGGACGCTTCATCGACGAGGTGCGCTCCAGGCTGGGGCACGTGAGCTACTACAGCATGGGCGTGGATCGGGCCGACATGAACAACGACGGGCATCCGGACCTGTGCGTGCTGGACATGACCCCGCCGGACCATGGACGCAGCAAGCAGAACATGGCCAGCATGCGCCCGAAGGACTTCGACAGGATGACCGGGATCGGCTGGCACGCGCAATACATGGCCAATCAGCTCCACCTGAACAACGGGGATGGCACCTTCAGCGAGATCGGCCACCTGGCCGGGGTGGACCGCACCGATTGGAGCTGGGCCCCCTTGTTCGTCGACCTGGACAACGACGGCTGGAAGGACCTGTTCGTATCGAACGGTGTCTGGCGCGATATCACCAACAACGACTTCAAACTCCAGGTCGAACGGATCAAGGAGGAGCGCAAAGGCCAGCAGATCCGCTACGAGGACATCGCCCCCCTCCTTCCCTTCTCACCCCTGCCGAACTATGTGTTCCGGAACCAGGGCGACCTCACGTTCACGAAAGCGATCGCGGAATGGGGCTATCAGCATGCCGGGGTCAGCACCGGGGCCAGCGTGGCCGACCTGGATGCCGACGGCGACATGGACCTGGTGGTGGTGGATGTGAACGGTCCGATGAAGGTGGTGGAGAACCGGAGCCGGCAGAGGGACGGCTCGCACTATCTGCAGGTGGCGTTGCGGGGACCGAAGGGAAACCCCTTCGCGGTGGGCACAAGGGCCCTGCTGTACGCTGGCGGAACCGTGCAGCATGCCGAACTGGTCCTTGCCCGCGGTTTCCAAAGCAGCGTGGAGCCCCTGATCCACTTCGGCCTGGGCACCGGTGGCGTGGACTCGGTGGTGTTGCAATGGCCCGATGGCACCTGGTCGCGGATCGATGGCCCAAAGGCCGATCAGCGAATACAGGTGGCCTACAACGCGCTACCTCACGAACGCCGCGTACGCTCGCGCCTGGCCACCTGGTTCACGGAGGCCACCGCACATGCCGTGCCCGGGATCGGTCACACCGAGAACAGCTTCGACGATTTCCGGGCCGAGAGCCTGCTGCCCCACCGCCAATCGACCCACGGCCCTGCCTTGGTGGTCGGCGATGTGAACGGGGATGCCCGGGACGACCTCTTCCTGGGAGCGTCCACCGGGCATGCGCCCCGATTGCTGATCCAGGTCCCAGGCCCCCGGTTCACACCGGCATCGGCTCAGCCCTGGTCGGTGCACCGCGATCAGGAGATCATCGGAGCCTGCCTGTTCGACGCTGACGGGGATGGCGACCTTGACCTGTACACGGCGGCCGGCAGCACCGAATGGCCCGTGCCCAGCCTTCACTACCAGGACCGGCTGTACCTGAACGATGGCCGGGGTCGCTTTGCTGAAGCGGATGGTGCGCTGCCGGAAATGCCCTGGCCCACCCAGGTGGTGACCGCCGGGGACCTGGACGGGGACAGCGACCAGGACCTGTTCGTGGGTGGTCGCAACGTGCCGGGCGCCTACCCTTCCGCTCCGCGCAGCGTGCTGCTGCGCAACGAGGGCGGCCGCTTCAGCGATGCCACTGCATCGTGGTGCGCACCCTTGGCGGCCGTGGGCATGGTCACCGGCGCGACGCTCGCCGACCTGGATGCGGATGGGCGGAAGGACCTGGTCGTCACGGGTGAGTGGATGCCCGTGCTGGCCTACCGGAACACGGGAACCGGCTTCGCACGCGCAGCATGGACCGACAGCACCTTGACGGGCTGGTGGCAGGGCATCACGGTGGCCGACCTGGACGGGGATGGCGATCAGGACATGGTGACGGGGAACATCGGGCTCAACAACAAGTTCCATCCGAGCAAGGAGAAGCCACTGGAACTGTACATGGCCGACCTGGACGGCACCGGCACCAACGATATCATCCTGGCCAAGCATGGGGCGGACGGCACGTGTTTCCCGGTGCGTGGCCGCGAGTGCTCCTCCGAGCAGATGCCCTTCCTGAAGCAGAAGTTCCCCACGTTCAAGTCGTTCGCGGAGGCGGATGTGCGCAAGCTGTACGGACCCAAGCTGGATGAGGCCTTGCATGTGAGCGCCACGGAGTTCCGCAGCCTGGTCTGGTGGAACGAAGGCGGCCGCTTCTCCCCGACGCCCCTGCCGAACGCGGCCCAGGCCGGCCCCTTGCGTTCCGTGGTGGTGGTGGACCTCAATGGGGACGGGCACCTGGACATGGTGGGCGGGGGCAACCTGTACGGCACCGAGGTGGAGACCTCACGCTATGACGGCAGTACAGGCGTGGTGCTCTTGGGGAACGGACACCGCGGCTTCGGCCCTGTCCCGGTCGGACGCAGCGGCTTCGCAGCCCGAGGGGATGTCCGCCAGGTGGTACGGGTACGCACCGGCGGCAGCGGTCAGGCCTTCGTGGTCGCCGTCAACAACGGGCCGTTGCGGGTCTTCGTTCCCGAGCGGGTGCCGGCCAAGGGAGGTCTGGCGCTCCGCTGATCAGGGGTGGTAGCTGTCCGGCTTGTACACCTTCTTCTTGCCTTCCAACGCATTGGGCTTGATCGCCGGCGGACAGGCGAAGCCTTTGGGATAGCGCAGGAACAGGAAGCGGATGCTGAGGATGATCGGGCGGTACCGGCTGTTGAACCATTGCAGCTGGCCGAAGCCCTTGTCCCCAGGGACCACGCTCACCACGGGCGTCTCCAGCGTGGGGATGATCAGCAGACGGCCGCGCGTGCGGAATCCGTAGCCCAGCTTCACGTGCGCCTGGCCGATGAACGACGGGGGCAGCTCCTGGTCGGCCAGCACCAATGGATCGCCGGTGTAGCTGCGCGCACTGCCCACATCGAGGTCAGCGTTGACGCCCAGGCTCACCTGCACGAACTGGCGGTCGGCCGTCTGGAAGAACTTGTTGGCGTTCACGTGCACGCTGGCGTAGTGGTCGCGGAAGGCCCCCGATCCGGGAAGGACCACCGTGGAGTCCGTTTCGTTCGGCCCATAGCGCAGCACACCGATATGGTCCTGCCGTCCGTTCAGGCCCTTGTAGGCCAGGCCGAAGTCCCAGTAGTCCAGGATGACGGGATCGCGGGTGGCATGGAACCAGCCCACCTCGACGTACGGTCCGAAACGGCCGTTGGGGTCGAAGGTGGCCGAGTAGGTGGTGTCGGCGTTGCGGAACAGCTCGCGCTCCTCATCGCCGAACCGGGCCAGGGTGTAGGTGGCCCCGAGGCCGAAGTACAGGCCCCCACGCCGCATCTTGCCGTCCGTGGGGATGATCTCCGGGCGCTTGCGCTCGAACAGCCGCTGGGCAAGTAGGGCCTGAGCGCCGCACAGGACCATCACCAGGACAAGGAACGATCGGATCATGGAACGAAGATGGGCTGGCATCTACCTGATAACGAAGGCCGCCGACCCAAAGTGTCAACGGTGACCTGTGCGGACGGCACCGACCCGCTCACCCTTCCAGCAGTTCCAGCGCCCTCTTCTCCACCGCCTCGCTCTCCCATCGCTTTTCAATATCGGGCATGGCGAGCACCTGCTCCATGATGCGGTCATGGCGCAGCCCCTCGTTCCACGCGTCGATGTAAGCGATGTCGCTGAACTTCACCTGGCTGTAGAGCGGCAGCCATTTGTCCGGGTGGCGGGCCTGCAGGCGTCCTTCGATCCTCTTGCGGAGGATGAACCGCGGATCGGCCACCAGGTCGCGCATCTCCACGAAGTTGCGCAGGCTGAGGTCGGCGATGGCATCGCCGTTCGGCTTGCGGGCCCGGTGATAGGCATCGAGCACGGTGGCCCAGTTGTCGTCGCCATGCGCGTTCAGCAGGTCGTTCAGCACCTTGCAATCCTCGTAGCCGGCGTTCATCCCCTCGCCATAGAAGGGCACGATGGCGTGGGCCGCGTCACCGATGAGCGCCACCTTGTCGGTGTGCGTCCATGGCGAACAGCGGATGATGGCCAGGCTGCTCTGGGGGTTGCGGAAGTACTGCTCCGCAAGGTCGGGCAGCATGGGGATGGCGTCCTGGAAGTGGGCCTCGAAGAAGCGCATCAGGTCCTGCTCGTCCTTGATGGTATCGAAGGAATACTCGCCCTCGTGCGGCATGAAGAGCGTGCCGGTGAAGCCGCCATCCTGGTTCGCAAGACCCATCATCATGAAGAGGCGGCGCGGCCAGATGTGCAGGCAGTTGGGGTCCATCCGCGGTGTGCCGTCGGCGTTGGGCGGAAAGGCGATCTCCTTGTAGTCGTGCTCGATGTAGGTCTGGCTGAACGTGAACCGTCCCTTCATCATGGCCTGGCGCACGGCGCTCGGGGCCCCGTCGGCTCCGAAGACCACATCGGCCTTGATGCTGGCCACCGAACCGGTGATGTCGTTGCGGAAGCTGCAGCGCGCATGGTCCAGGTCGACCTCCACGCACTGGTGGTTGAAATGCAGATGGACGTTGGGCAGGGCCTGGGCCTCGGAGAGCAGCACCTTGTTCAGCTCGGCCCGGCTCACGCTGTGGATGGCCCGTTCATCGATGCTGTACGGCAGCCGCGTGAGCTTGCCGTCGCGGTCGTGCGTCATGCGCGCATGCACCGGCACCACGATGCGCTCCACGGCCTGGTGCACACCCGCCGCACGCAGGGCCGTCCACCCGCGGTGGCTCACCACCAGGTTGATGCTGCGCCCGGCGTACACATTGGTCCTGCGCGGATCGCCGCGACGCTCGAAGACGTTGATGCGGTGACCGCGCTTCGCGAGGAACACGGCCAGCAAGCTGCCGACCAGACCGCCGCCGACGATGGTGATGTTCTTCATGTCAACATGCAATAAATCGACCTATTGGGTCAACGCCACAGGTTCCCTGTAGCGGGATCAGTGCTTGGCGGCAAGGCATTCGGTCAGTATCTGTCCGAAGCGCCACACGTCCTCGAACGAATTGTACAAGGGCACCGGCGCCACGCGGATCACGTTCGGCTCGCGCCAGTCGGCGATCACGCCGCGCTCAGTGATGCGGTTGAACAGGGCCTTGCCATGGCCGTGGGCCAGAATGCTCAACTGACAGCCGCGCTGCGCGGCATCGTTCGGGGTGATCACTTCCAGCCGGGTGCCGATGGCGCGCTCCACCCCGGCGATGATGAACGCGAGGTAGGCGGTCAATTGTTCGCTCTTGGCGCGCAGGCTGGCGATGCCCGCCCGGTCGAACTGCTCCAGCGCCACGCGGTGCACGGCCATGCTCAACACCGGTGCATTGCTCACCTGCCAGGCCTCGGCGGTGGGCATGGGCTTGAAGGTGCGCTCCATCTTGAAGCGCTCGGCCTTGTCATGGCCCCACCAGCCCGCGAACAGCGGAAGGTCCTTGCCGAGATGCCTTTGGTGCACGAAAGCCCCGGCCACGCTGCCCGGACCGCTGTTGAGGTATTTGTAGCTGCACCAGCAGGCGAAGTCCACGTTCCAGTCGTGCAGCTTCACGTGAAGGTTGCCGGCGGCGTGCGCCAGGTCGAAGCCCGCGACGGCCCCGACCGCATGCGCGGCCTGGGTGATGGCGGCCATGTCGAAGGCCTGCCCGGTGTAGAAGTTCACCCCGCCGAAGCAGACGAGCGCGAGCTGCTCCCCCAGCTCGTTGATCTGGGCGATGATGTCCTCCGTGCGCAGGGTGTGCTCACCGGCGCGGGGTCGCACCTCGATCAGGTCGGTCTCCGGGTCACCACCGTGGAAGGCGATCTGCGAAGCGAAGGCGTAGGTATCGCTGGGGAAGGGCCGCGTTTCGGTGAGGATCTTCCTCCGCTTCCCGCTGGGTCGGTAGAAGCTCACCAACAGGAAATGCAGGTTGCTGGTGAGCTGGTTCATGGCCACCACCTCTTCCGGCAGGGCTCCCACAAGGCGCGCCAGCGATGGCGTGAGCTCCTCATGGTAGCTGTACCAGGGGTGTTTCGCCTGGAAGTGCCCCTCCACCCCGAAGCGGGCCCAATCGACCAGCTCCTGCTTCAAGGCGGCTGCGGCGGCCCGTGGTTGCAGCCCAAGGGAGTTGCCGGTGAAGTAGAGCACATCCCTGCCTTCGTGCTGCGGGAAGTGGAACTCGGACCGGAATGCACGCAGTGGATCGGCGGCATCGCGCGCTTGTGCGAAGGAAAAGCTGTCCTCGAACGGCATGGATGCCGCCAAAAGTAGGTCCGCCCGATCACCCCGGGCTGACGATCGTCGCTCAGGGCATCGAGGCCAGGGCCTGTGCGAGCGGCGGCAGAAGGAGCGCACCGTCCAGGACCAGGCCGAAATGGAGCGGGCCCCGCTCCGCCGTGCTCCGCGCCACGAGCACTGCCACGGCCAGGTAGGCGAGGGCCGTCAGCACCATGTCCGGCGGCCAGCTGGAGGACGCGCCCACCGGGCTCAGCGCATGCCCCACGAACGCCAGCGAGGCGAACACGGCGGCCGGATAGAGCATCAGGAGCACGGCGAGGACGCGTGTTCCAGCCGACCCCAGGAGCTGCGGTACCGTGAGCACGACATCCCGATCGATCACGCGGTCGCGGAGGTCGAACACCAGGGCGAGGGACAGGAAGAAGCACATCTGCATGGCGAACAACCAACCGGCACCCTGCGGGGGTCGGTCCGCTGGCGCGAAGAGCAGGGGCAGGTGAACGGTGGTCCAGGCCCAGCAGGCCGCGATCAGGAAGGCCTTGAGCAGCGGCACCCGACGCAGGCCCACCGTGCGCCCCCGCACCCAGGGGGCGGGCACCACATAGAGGAGCACGGCCAGGGCGACCGGCGCGCTGCGCAGGACCAGGTCGAACAGGTGGTGCGCGGCCACGACCAGGGCGGCGAGGGCGGCCATCATCGCGGCACCGAGCAGGACCGTGCGATGCGTGGAGGTCCATTGCAGCTGCGGCGACAGCCCCAGGGTGGGATGACCCGCGCGTGCCGATCGCATGAACGCATATCCGGCGAAGGTGGCCAGCGCGGCCACCGCTGGGGCCCGCCATCCGGACAAGCCCATCAGGTGCTGCATGGACCAGGTCTGTGCCGCGGCCCCGCACGCGAGCCACACATGGCCATGGATCAACACGCGGAGCAGGGGGTCGCGCAGGCCCGCGTCCATCGGCCTCAGCGGTCCATGTTGGGGTTGATCACCAGTTGGCGCACGGCCAGCCCGACGGCCACACCGGCGAGCGTGGTGTACAGCGTGCGCAGGACCCGCTTGGTGCGGCCCGTGCTGGCATAGCCGGTGGCGTAAAAGGGATCGCCCTCCATCAACGGGTCGCGGATGGATCCGCGGGTGACATGGACCCGGGGCAGCACCATCGCACCGGCGTAGATCGGGGGCAGCAGCAGGGACATGACCTCCAGATCGAGCGCGAGCACGGTGCCCGCGCCGAAGACGAAACCGCCGATCATGGGCCACAGCGGGCGGTAGCCATCGCGTGCATCCTGTTCGCCCTTGATGATCCAGCGCATCTGGTCCACGCTGTAGTCGTTGCCGAACACCGTGTCCATGAAGTACCAGACGCGTTCACGGCCCAGGCTGTCGGTGACGCTGAACACGCTCTCGGTGGGTTCACTGCGTTCGATGAGGCGCGCACCCTTGGGCACCTGGTACCGGATCTCCAAGGTGCTCTGCCCGAGCACCCGGCCATCGATCGTCTGGCCGTTCATGAGGAGGATACGGTCCTGAGCCTGGATCCCCGCGCAAAGGAGCAATGGAAGAAGCCAGGTGGATCGCATCGGAAGCGGCCAAAGATAGGCCGTGCCGAACATCGCGCCGGCCGCGTTGTTGCTGGGAATGAGCGCCCCGATCGGCCTTCAGCCGGTCCGTATATTCGCCGCGCCTTCAGGCCACCCCATGAACACCGTCACCTACCACGAGCGCCACATCGGGCCTCATGCCACCGACACCCAGGCCATGCTGAACGCCATTGGCGTGTCATCGCTCGAAGAGCTCATCCAGCGCACCGTGCCTCAGGGCATCCGCTCCGCGCATCCGTTGGCCACGGGCGAGGCCCTCACCGAACGCCAGCACCTGGACCACATGAAGGCGCTGGGCGCGAAGAACAAGGTGTTCCGCAGCTACATCGGCCTGGGCTTCAGCGGCACGGTGACCCCGCCGCCGATCCTGCGCAACATCTTCGAGAATCCCGGATGGTACACGGCTTACACGCCCTACCAGGCCGAGATCGCGCAGGGCCGCCTGGAGGCGCTGCTCAACTTCCAGACGATGTGCAGCGACCTCACCGGCCTGCCCATCGCCAACGCCAGCCTGCTCGATGAGGCCACCGCCATCGCCGAGGCCATGCACATGCTGTATGCGGCGCGTCCGAAGGAACTGGCCAACGCCCACAAGTTCTTCGCCGACAAGGGCCTCATTCCTCAGAACATCGACGTGCTGCGCACCCGCTGCGCACCCATCGGCGTGGAACTGGTGGTCGGCGACGTGAACGCGATCGACCCTGCCGACGGCTACTTCGGCATCGCGCTGCAGTACCCCGCCCTCGATGGCAGCGTGAACGACCACCGCGCCATCGTGGCGAAGGCCAAGGCGGCCGGCGTGAAGACCGCCGTGTGCGCCGACCTGCTCTCGTTGGTGCTGCTGACGCCTCCGGGCGAGTGGGGCGCCGACGTGTGCGTGGGCAACAGCCAACGCTTCGGGGTGCCCATGGGCTACGGTGGCCCGCACGCCGCGTTCTTCTGCACCACGGAGGAATACAAGCGCCTGATCCCCGGCCGCATCATCGGCGTGAGCCAGGACCGCCGCGGCCGTCGCGGCCTGCGCATGGCCCTGCAGACGCGTGAGCAGCACATCCGCCGCGACAAGGCCACCAGCAACATCTGCACCGCGCAGGCCCTGCTCGCCGTGATGGCCGGCATGTACGGCGTGTACCACGGTCCAGATGGCCTGAAGCGCATCGCCGCCAACGTGCATGCCCACACCCGCAGCGTGGCCGAGGCCGCGAAGGCACTGGGCTACACCGTGGCCAACGGCAGCTTCTTCGACACCATCACCCTCAGCGGTGCCGATGTGAACAAGGTGCGCGCCGCGGCCGAGAAGCGGGGCATCAACTTCCGCTACGACGGCAGCAACGTGAGCATCGCGCTCGACGAGACGGTGCGCCTGACCGATGCGAGCGACGTGGTGGCCGCCCTGGCCGAGGCCGTGGGCAAGCCCGCTCCGGCGCTCAGCGGCAACGGGGCCAGCATGGCCGTACCCGCCGACCTGCAGCGCACCAGCCCCATCCTCACCCACCCGGTGTTCAACACGCACCACACCGAGCTGGAGCTGCAGCGTTACATCAAGAAGCTTGAGAACAAGGACTTCAGCCTGATGCACGGCATGATCCCGCTGGGCTCGTGCACCATGAAGCTGAACGCCGCCAGCACGCTGATGCCGCTGAGCTGGCCTGAGTGGAACGCGCTCCATCCGTTCGCGCCGGTGGACCAGACCGAGGGCTACCAGGAGCTGTTCCGCGAGCTGAGCGACATCCTGGCCAAGGCCACCGGCTTCAGCGCCGTGAGCCTGCAGCCCAACAGCGGAGCACAAGGTGAGTACGCCGGCCTGATGGTGATCCGCGCCTACCACGAGGCCCGTGGCGACAAGCACCGGAACATCGCCCTGATCCCCAGCAGCGCGCACGGCACCAATCCCGCCAGCGCGGTGATGGCCGGCATGCAGGTGGTGGTGGTGAAGGCCACCGAGGACGGCCAGATCGATGTGGCCGACCTGAAGGCCAAGGCCGAACAGTACAAGGACACCCTGAGCTGCCTGATGGTGACCTACCCCAGCACGCACGGCGTGTACGAGGCCGCGATCAAGGAGGTCACCGGCACCATCCACGCGAACGGCGGCCTGGTGTACATGGACGGCGCCAACATGAACGCGCAGGTGGGCCTCACCAGCCCGGGCGAGATCGGCGCCGACGTGTGCCACCTCAACCTGCACAAGACCTTCGCCATCCCGCACGGCGGCGGTGGTCCCGGCATGGGCCCGATCTGCGTGAACGACAAGCTGAAGCCCTTCCTGCCCGGCCATCCGTTGGTGAAGACCGGTGGTGAGAAGGCGATCCCCGCCGTGAGCGCGGCGCCCTGGGGCAGCGCGCTGATCCTGCTGATCAGCTACGGCTACAGCAAGATGCTCGGCGGCAACGGCCTCACCGACGCCACGCGCTACGCCATCCTCAACGCCAATTACATCAAGGCGAAGCTGGAAAAGCACTACCCGATCCTCTACGTGGGCGACCAGGGCATGGTGGCGCACGAGATGATCCTGGACTGCCGCGAGTTCAAGCGCACCGCCGGTGTGGAGGTGGAGGACATCGCCAAGCGCCTGATGGACTACGGTTTCCACGCGCCCACGGTGAGCTTCCCGGTGGCGGGCACGCTGATGGTGGAGCCCACCGAGAGCGAAGCGAAGCCCGAACTGGACCGCTTCATCGAGGCCATGATCGGCATCCGCCACGAGATCGCCGAGATCGAGAGCGGCAAGGCCGACAAGGCGGACAACGTGTTGAAGATGGCCCCGCACACCAGTGACGAGGTCTGTGCCGACACCTGGAGCCACGTTTACGGCCGCGAGAAGGCCGCCTTCCCGGTGAGCGTGAACCGTTACTGGAAGTACTGGCCCACGGTGAGCCGCGTGGACAACGCTTATGGCGACCGCAACCTGGTGTGCACCTGCCCGCCGGTGGAGGAGTACGCGACCACGGAGGCCTGAGGTCGGGCAACCGTTCACCCTGGAACGCACCACTGCTCAACCGGTGGTGCGTTCGCATTCCTGGGACAGCGACCTTCGATGGTCTGTGCCCGCACCAACCGTTCGCGGAGAGGCTCCGGGTCCGTCACAAAGGCCTTTCGTTACCCTGCTTCGTGGATGCAGCTTCGGCCCGGGTCAGCGTCCGATCGCCGGCCCCAACGCCGATGCGGAACCCTGTGAACTCCATTCTTCTTTGCCTGGCCAGCACGATGGTGCTTGCCCAGGAACCCGTGCAGCAGATGCCGTCGTGCTGGAACACCCGGGCACCCATGGCCCCGGCGCATGGACATGAACCACCGGAAGCGCTGACGGCTGAACGGTCGGCCGCTGCGGTGCTCTGGTCGGAGGACTTCGAGAACGGCCTGGGCGGCTGGACGGTGAACACCCAGACCGGGGCGGTGTCGTGGCAATTGACCAGCACCGGGAACACGGGCGGGTTCACGCCCGGTCCGCTGCAGAGCACCACCGGATATCCGGGCGGGTCCTGGATCGTGGCGGATTCGGATGAACAGGGCACGGCGGGGGTGGCCGAGAACACGACGATCACCTCGCCCCCGATCACCGGGCTGGACACGGTCCCCTTCATGCTCCTGCGCTTCGAGCAGAGCTTCCGCCAGCTGAACAACGATATCACGCAGGTGGAGGTGAGCAGCGATGGTGGAAGCGACTGGACCGTGTTCCCGGTGAACGGTGATGTGCCGGGCAACCAGAGCACGCCCGGCTCACCCGTGAGCGAGACGGTGGTGTTGAACATCAGCAGCGCGCTCAATGGCGGCTCGGGCGACATCCGGATCCGCTTCCACTGGCTCAGCTTCGAGGGCTTCACCTACAGCTGGCAGGTGGATGACATCGCCCTGCTGACGGTGGAGGCGAACGACCTCCGGCTGATCTCGGCCACCTATGCCGACTGGAGCCCCGATGAGCCCGACTTCGACGGCCTTCCCTACTCCATCTACCCGATCGATGAACTGCGGGAACTGAAGTTCAAGGCCGTTGCGATCAACAACGGGTCACAGCCACAGACCAACGTACGGCTGAAGGCCGACATCGACGGCCCCGGCACCAACGACGTGATCCTCTACAGCGCGCCGATCACGCTATCGCCGGGTGCGGTGGACAGCCTGTACATCACGGGCTACACCCCGGTGGCCGCGCTGGGCACCTACCTGCTCCAGCTCTCCGTGGTGCAGGACGAGCCCGAAGCCCTGCCGGACGACAACGGGAAGGTGATGCGCTTCGAGGTGCAGGTGGACCGCTTCGCGCGGGACGAGAACGCCATGCAGGGCGACCGCGACAACGGCACCGACCCCTACGAACTGGGGAACTGGTATCACATCCGTTCGTCCGACCACACGCTGTACGCGATCGAGGTGGCCCTGAGCGCGCGCACCGACCCGGGTACGCTCATCTCCGCATCGCTCTATGATGAGGAGTTGGA is a window encoding:
- a CDS encoding FAD-dependent monooxygenase, which encodes MKNITIVGGGLVGSLLAVFLAKRGHRINVFERRGDPRRTNVYAGRSINLVVSHRGWTALRAAGVHQAVERIVVPVHARMTHDRDGKLTRLPYSIDERAIHSVSRAELNKVLLSEAQALPNVHLHFNHQCVEVDLDHARCSFRNDITGSVASIKADVVFGADGAPSAVRQAMMKGRFTFSQTYIEHDYKEIAFPPNADGTPRMDPNCLHIWPRRLFMMMGLANQDGGFTGTLFMPHEGEYSFDTIKDEQDLMRFFEAHFQDAIPMLPDLAEQYFRNPQSSLAIIRCSPWTHTDKVALIGDAAHAIVPFYGEGMNAGYEDCKVLNDLLNAHGDDNWATVLDAYHRARKPNGDAIADLSLRNFVEMRDLVADPRFILRKRIEGRLQARHPDKWLPLYSQVKFSDIAYIDAWNEGLRHDRIMEQVLAMPDIEKRWESEAVEKRALELLEG
- the kynU gene encoding kynureninase, with the protein product MPFEDSFSFAQARDAADPLRAFRSEFHFPQHEGRDVLYFTGNSLGLQPRAAAAALKQELVDWARFGVEGHFQAKHPWYSYHEELTPSLARLVGALPEEVVAMNQLTSNLHFLLVSFYRPSGKRRKILTETRPFPSDTYAFASQIAFHGGDPETDLIEVRPRAGEHTLRTEDIIAQINELGEQLALVCFGGVNFYTGQAFDMAAITQAAHAVGAVAGFDLAHAAGNLHVKLHDWNVDFACWCSYKYLNSGPGSVAGAFVHQRHLGKDLPLFAGWWGHDKAERFKMERTFKPMPTAEAWQVSNAPVLSMAVHRVALEQFDRAGIASLRAKSEQLTAYLAFIIAGVERAIGTRLEVITPNDAAQRGCQLSILAHGHGKALFNRITERGVIADWREPNVIRVAPVPLYNSFEDVWRFGQILTECLAAKH
- a CDS encoding VCBS repeat-containing protein, coding for MGPSVPVVAVLLALSGCTGPGRGPSPTTTGDTSAVRSPLLVQHSGEAIGMPFRNAFVETDEINYYRFRYLYLSGGVATGDLDGDGLPEVFVVSSRDGVRLYRNLGGLRFEDVTAKAGIRHEDIWPMGTTMADINGDGHLDLYVVCAGPTNDPERLRDRVYINRGDGSFEERGRELGLNPDGHGIMAYFHDIDVDGDLDLFLLGHRMDFEASANVEVVVPPGSSLFSNRLFINDGSGHFTDNTAAAGLLSHAWSLGAAIGDVNGDDRPDIYVANDFVQPDMLYIQQPDGRFIDEVRSRLGHVSYYSMGVDRADMNNDGHPDLCVLDMTPPDHGRSKQNMASMRPKDFDRMTGIGWHAQYMANQLHLNNGDGTFSEIGHLAGVDRTDWSWAPLFVDLDNDGWKDLFVSNGVWRDITNNDFKLQVERIKEERKGQQIRYEDIAPLLPFSPLPNYVFRNQGDLTFTKAIAEWGYQHAGVSTGASVADLDADGDMDLVVVDVNGPMKVVENRSRQRDGSHYLQVALRGPKGNPFAVGTRALLYAGGTVQHAELVLARGFQSSVEPLIHFGLGTGGVDSVVLQWPDGTWSRIDGPKADQRIQVAYNALPHERRVRSRLATWFTEATAHAVPGIGHTENSFDDFRAESLLPHRQSTHGPALVVGDVNGDARDDLFLGASTGHAPRLLIQVPGPRFTPASAQPWSVHRDQEIIGACLFDADGDGDLDLYTAAGSTEWPVPSLHYQDRLYLNDGRGRFAEADGALPEMPWPTQVVTAGDLDGDSDQDLFVGGRNVPGAYPSAPRSVLLRNEGGRFSDATASWCAPLAAVGMVTGATLADLDADGRKDLVVTGEWMPVLAYRNTGTGFARAAWTDSTLTGWWQGITVADLDGDGDQDMVTGNIGLNNKFHPSKEKPLELYMADLDGTGTNDIILAKHGADGTCFPVRGRECSSEQMPFLKQKFPTFKSFAEADVRKLYGPKLDEALHVSATEFRSLVWWNEGGRFSPTPLPNAAQAGPLRSVVVVDLNGDGHLDMVGGGNLYGTEVETSRYDGSTGVVLLGNGHRGFGPVPVGRSGFAARGDVRQVVRVRTGGSGQAFVVAVNNGPLRVFVPERVPAKGGLALR